The proteins below are encoded in one region of Sedimentibacter sp. zth1:
- the thyX gene encoding FAD-dependent thymidylate synthase, with protein sequence MKSNLKVKLVSYTQDPEKLVAASAKLCYSQFGGDEIMEDLTDENIEKFLNILMSYGHQSPIEHISFSFAIEGVSRTLTHQLVRHRIASYSQKSQRYVTEGQFQYIVPPAIQTDEKAKKIFIEAMENDQKSYDKIANILKDKYIKEYINEGFSEKKAKSTAEKRAIEDARYVLPNACETKIMVTMNARTLLHFFNVRCCNRAQWEIRDMAEKMLIEVKKVAPNIFKNAGPSCVGGACVEGNMTCGKAKEMREKFLEI encoded by the coding sequence ATGAAATCAAACTTAAAAGTAAAATTAGTATCATATACACAAGATCCTGAAAAATTAGTTGCAGCTTCGGCTAAACTGTGTTATTCACAGTTTGGTGGTGATGAAATAATGGAGGATTTGACAGATGAAAATATTGAGAAATTTTTAAATATTCTCATGAGTTATGGTCATCAGTCTCCAATAGAGCATATAAGTTTTTCTTTTGCAATAGAAGGTGTATCAAGAACACTTACGCATCAATTAGTGAGACATAGAATAGCTAGTTATTCACAGAAATCTCAAAGATATGTAACAGAGGGACAATTTCAATATATAGTTCCACCAGCTATTCAAACTGATGAAAAGGCTAAAAAAATATTTATAGAAGCAATGGAAAATGACCAAAAATCTTATGATAAGATTGCTAATATTTTAAAGGATAAATATATCAAAGAATATATAAATGAAGGATTTAGCGAGAAAAAGGCTAAATCTACAGCAGAAAAAAGAGCTATTGAAGATGCTAGATACGTTTTACCTAATGCTTGCGAAACAAAAATTATGGTAACAATGAATGCCAGAACATTATTACATTTTTTCAATGTTAGATGTTGTAATAGAGCACAGTGGGAAATTAGAGATATGGCAGAAAAAATGCTAATTGAAGTTAAAAAGGTTGCTCCAAATATCTTTAAAAATGCAGGACCATCTTGTGTAGGGGGTGCTTGCGTAGAAGGAAATATGACGTGTGGTAAAGCAAAAGAAATGAGAGAAAAATTTTTAGAAATATAA
- a CDS encoding PTS sugar transporter subunit IIC codes for MLTLLSGIGLLLFTLTLFSLFSMKMPKGQQAMSGMANAAIASFLIEAVHKYILGNILNIGFFQVLGATSGSLGGVAAAIMVPIAMGVNPVFAVVAGVAVGGYGILPGFVAGYVVGLIAPIIEKKLPIGINIIFGALLIAPLARIIAIGVDPVVNATLLKIGETITLAADQSPIIMGFLLGGIIKMICTSPLSSMALTAMLGLNGLAMGIASIACVGGSFTNGLIFKRLNLGDKSNIMAVMLEPLTQAEIITKNPMPIYCSNFLGGGLAGIAAAAFKIINNAPGTASPIPGLLAPFAFNNPINVILAILLGIAGGVIAGMIGSTVFKYIYSKQPKNSCIVETE; via the coding sequence ATGTTAACTTTATTATCAGGTATAGGATTATTATTATTTACATTAACTTTATTCTCTTTATTTAGTATGAAGATGCCAAAGGGACAACAAGCAATGTCTGGAATGGCGAATGCAGCTATTGCAAGTTTTTTGATAGAAGCTGTGCATAAATATATACTCGGCAATATACTAAATATCGGTTTCTTTCAAGTATTAGGAGCTACATCGGGTAGTTTGGGTGGTGTAGCTGCAGCAATTATGGTTCCGATAGCAATGGGTGTCAATCCAGTATTTGCTGTTGTTGCAGGTGTTGCTGTTGGCGGATATGGAATTCTTCCTGGTTTTGTCGCTGGATATGTAGTTGGTTTGATAGCACCTATTATTGAAAAGAAATTACCTATAGGTATAAATATAATATTTGGAGCTTTACTTATTGCTCCATTAGCTAGAATCATTGCTATAGGCGTTGACCCCGTTGTAAATGCTACACTTTTAAAAATTGGTGAAACTATAACACTTGCTGCAGATCAGTCCCCAATAATTATGGGATTTTTACTAGGTGGTATTATTAAGATGATATGTACTTCACCTCTTAGTTCTATGGCTTTAACAGCTATGCTAGGGTTAAATGGGCTTGCTATGGGTATTGCTTCTATTGCATGCGTTGGAGGTTCATTTACTAACGGTTTAATATTTAAAAGATTGAATCTTGGTGACAAAAGTAATATCATGGCAGTAATGCTAGAGCCATTAACACAGGCAGAAATTATTACAAAAAATCCAATGCCAATTTATTGCTCAAACTTTTTGGGTGGTGGATTAGCTGGTATAGCCGCAGCAGCATTTAAAATTATAAATAATGCACCAGGAACTGCTTCACCAATTCCTGGATTACTAGCACCTTTTGCTTTCAATAACCCAATAAATGTTATATTAGCAATACTTTTAGGTATTGCAGGTGGTGTAATAGCTGGAATGATTGGAAGTACAGTATTTAAATATATATATAGCAAACAACCAAAGAATTCATGTATAGTAGAAACTGAATAA
- a CDS encoding response regulator, which produces MKIYLIDDDKNIVNILKIIIKERNLGKICGISTNAEDALDDIAIIKPDIIIVDLLMPVIDGISFVKKAKVLLPNAAFIMLSQVSSKDMVASAYNSGIEFYIQKPINSIEIEKVITKISKNVSMERAFKKMQNLFLDELSVDDKTNSTQNSKPKKYITKLENIMQRLGIIGELGSKDIVDVITYLIDNNETIHDTPLINIFSNLSSNPKTVEQRIRRAANTGLINIANLGIEDYSNDTFVEFSSSLYNFEQVKKEMDCIRGKSKKHGKISMKNFLNSLVHYSTKNY; this is translated from the coding sequence ATGAAAATTTATTTAATAGACGATGATAAGAATATAGTAAACATTCTTAAAATTATTATTAAGGAAAGAAACCTAGGAAAAATTTGTGGTATTTCTACTAATGCAGAAGATGCATTAGATGATATCGCTATAATTAAACCTGATATTATAATTGTTGATTTATTGATGCCTGTAATAGATGGAATTTCATTTGTAAAAAAAGCAAAGGTACTTTTGCCAAACGCTGCTTTTATTATGTTGTCACAAGTTTCATCTAAAGACATGGTTGCATCAGCATACAATAGTGGTATTGAATTTTATATTCAAAAGCCTATAAATAGCATAGAGATTGAAAAAGTTATAACAAAGATTAGTAAAAACGTTTCAATGGAAAGAGCCTTTAAAAAAATGCAAAATCTATTTTTAGATGAGTTATCTGTAGATGATAAAACCAACTCTACTCAAAATAGCAAACCTAAAAAATACATAACTAAACTTGAAAATATAATGCAACGTCTAGGAATTATCGGTGAGTTAGGTAGTAAAGACATCGTTGATGTAATTACATATTTGATAGACAACAATGAAACTATACATGATACTCCACTAATTAATATTTTTAGCAATCTAAGTTCAAACCCTAAAACTGTAGAGCAAAGAATCAGAAGAGCTGCAAATACAGGACTTATCAACATAGCTAATCTTGGAATTGAAGATTATAGTAATGATACATTTGTAGAATTCTCTAGTTCATTATACAATTTTGAACAAGTAAAAAAAGAAATGGATTGCATAAGAGGTAAAAGCAAAAAACATGGGAAGATATCAATGAAAAATTTTTTAAATTCCTTGGTACATTATAGCACTAAAAATTATTAA
- a CDS encoding ATP-binding protein, with amino-acid sequence MKRKTLLFSILIIIAAQININLNNSDFKIAVAIILFPLFSILFGKFPVLPITLIVAPGVFFSRALYLLVETGSFMDAFTSYGPEISFYFVYGLLTYFYYNLIDYKINKPIYILPLALIDYIANSSEMLFRISNDTFTIEMQLILVSIALVRTLMILIFWIGLEYQNFYLLKNEHAQRYKNLLLMISNLKSEIIWMNKNAANIESTMSISYKLYENLINSDIDSTLSGSALEVAKDIHEIKKEYNLIIRGITDALDNSFEDKSMKFSELLQMLKDKIDLDGKNEGKTILWDINCKCDFITNKHYLLLSILRNLLNNAVEAYKNEDNYIKISFALYKTQLWYVFYISNYANKISEEHLDQLFEPGFSTKINYSTGIVNRGLGLCLVKDLVENKLQGKINVKSTELKTTFYIEIPVNTMEN; translated from the coding sequence ATGAAACGTAAAACATTACTTTTTAGTATACTTATTATTATAGCTGCACAAATTAATATAAATTTAAATAATAGCGACTTTAAGATAGCAGTCGCTATTATTTTATTTCCTTTATTTTCAATATTGTTTGGAAAATTTCCTGTGTTACCAATTACATTGATTGTTGCTCCTGGTGTATTTTTTTCTAGAGCTCTTTACTTATTAGTAGAAACAGGAAGTTTCATGGATGCTTTTACGTCGTACGGACCGGAAATTTCATTTTATTTTGTTTATGGTTTACTTACATATTTCTATTATAATTTAATTGATTACAAAATAAATAAACCAATATACATACTTCCCCTAGCATTAATTGATTATATTGCTAATTCATCAGAAATGCTTTTTAGAATTTCCAATGATACATTTACAATAGAAATGCAATTAATACTTGTTTCTATTGCGCTAGTTAGAACTCTAATGATACTAATATTTTGGATTGGATTGGAATATCAAAATTTTTATCTACTTAAGAATGAACATGCACAAAGATACAAGAATCTACTTCTTATGATATCTAACCTTAAAAGTGAAATTATTTGGATGAACAAAAATGCTGCTAATATTGAAAGTACAATGAGTATATCATATAAATTATATGAAAATTTAATAAATTCTGATATTGATAGTACATTAAGTGGCTCCGCACTGGAAGTAGCAAAGGATATACATGAAATCAAGAAGGAATATAATTTGATTATCAGAGGAATTACAGATGCTCTAGACAATAGCTTTGAGGATAAAAGCATGAAATTTAGTGAATTATTGCAAATGCTCAAGGATAAAATTGATTTAGATGGAAAAAATGAAGGTAAGACAATACTGTGGGATATTAATTGTAAATGCGATTTTATAACAAACAAACATTATCTGCTATTGTCCATACTAAGAAATCTTCTAAATAATGCTGTTGAAGCCTATAAAAATGAAGATAATTATATCAAAATATCATTTGCATTATATAAAACACAATTGTGGTATGTGTTTTATATTTCAAATTATGCTAATAAGATTAGTGAAGAACACTTAGATCAGCTATTTGAACCTGGATTTTCTACTAAAATTAATTACTCTACAGGTATTGTTAATAGAGGTCTTGGGCTTTGCTTAGTCAAAGATTTAGTAGAAAACAAACTACAAGGAAAAATAAATGTCAAATCAACTGAATTAAAAACTACTTTTTATATTGAGATACCAGTAAACACAATGGAGAATTAA
- the ppdK gene encoding pyruvate, phosphate dikinase — protein MNNKWVYLFKEGSKEMKSLLGGKGANLAEMTNLDLPVPGGITITTKACNEFYKNNKKLSEEIVEQIYEHIKILEIETGKRFGDIENPLLVSVRSGAAISMPGMMDTILNLGINDKSVIGLANKTQNKRFAFDSYRRFIQMFGDVVLSIPKYKFDYVLDDIKENKNYQNDTELTKEDLEELIETYKKIFVKEAGIEFPQNPNEQLLMAIEAVFNSWNNTRAITYRNLYNIDHNIGTAVNIQSMVFGNMGATSGTGVAFTRNPSTGEKYLYGEFLINAQGEDVVAGIRTPLQIYKLESIMPDIYNQFIEIAGILEKHYKDMQDMEFTIEQGKLYMLQTRTGKRTAEAAIRIAVEMVNENLIDKQEAIMRIDPKSLDQLLHPTFDLDTQRKAKPIAKGLPASPGAATGKIYFTAGDAVKAAKSGEKVILVRKETSPEDIEGMTMAEGILTSRGGMTSHAAVVARGMGKCCVAGCDDIYVDEELKIFIVNNEKISEGSYISLDGSLGLIYNGVIKTVEPGISGNFNTLMKWADDFRRLSIRTNADTPKDAQAAINFGAEGIGLCRTEHMFFDESRIFSVRKMILSDNISDRENALEEILPMQKNDFKEIYKIMGIKPVTIRLLDPPLHEFLPHTDDEIKKLADSMNINLYLLKEKANSLHEFNPMLGHRGCRLLITYSEITKMQIRAIMEAAIEVCKEENIDITPEIMVPLIGNVKELKYLKDIIVETAEKVKNEKSSNIKYLIGTMIEVPRACVTSNEIAEIADFFSYGTNDLTQMTYGFSRDDAGKFIGDYKDFKILDSDPFQSIDTVGVGSLLKTSVKLGKQTNSKIKLGICGEHGGDPESIKFFNEALLDYVSCSPYRVPVARLSAAQAIIQER, from the coding sequence ATGAATAATAAATGGGTTTACTTATTTAAAGAAGGCAGTAAAGAAATGAAGTCTTTGCTTGGTGGAAAAGGCGCGAACCTTGCAGAAATGACAAATTTAGATTTACCAGTGCCTGGTGGAATTACAATTACTACAAAAGCATGTAATGAATTTTACAAAAACAACAAAAAGCTATCAGAAGAAATAGTTGAACAAATTTATGAACATATTAAAATTTTAGAAATCGAAACAGGAAAAAGATTTGGTGATATTGAAAATCCATTATTAGTTTCAGTTCGTTCTGGAGCCGCAATATCAATGCCCGGTATGATGGATACAATACTTAATCTTGGTATTAATGATAAATCAGTTATAGGATTAGCAAACAAAACACAAAACAAAAGATTTGCATTTGATAGTTACAGACGCTTTATCCAAATGTTTGGTGATGTTGTTTTATCAATACCAAAATATAAGTTTGATTATGTACTTGATGATATTAAAGAAAATAAAAATTATCAAAATGATACTGAACTTACAAAGGAAGACTTAGAAGAATTAATAGAAACTTATAAAAAAATTTTTGTGAAAGAAGCTGGTATAGAATTTCCACAGAACCCTAACGAACAACTTCTAATGGCAATTGAAGCTGTATTTAATTCTTGGAATAATACACGAGCAATAACATATAGAAATTTATATAATATTGACCATAACATTGGAACTGCGGTAAATATTCAATCGATGGTTTTTGGAAACATGGGGGCAACATCTGGTACAGGAGTTGCTTTTACAAGAAATCCTTCGACAGGAGAAAAATATTTATACGGTGAATTTTTAATCAATGCACAAGGTGAAGATGTTGTTGCTGGAATAAGAACACCATTGCAGATATATAAATTAGAATCTATAATGCCTGATATTTATAATCAATTTATAGAAATAGCAGGTATACTTGAAAAACACTACAAAGATATGCAAGATATGGAATTTACTATTGAGCAGGGCAAATTATACATGCTACAAACAAGAACAGGTAAAAGGACAGCCGAAGCAGCAATTAGGATTGCTGTAGAAATGGTTAATGAAAATTTAATAGATAAACAAGAAGCAATTATGCGAATTGACCCTAAATCTCTTGACCAATTACTACATCCAACATTTGATCTTGATACACAAAGAAAAGCAAAACCAATTGCAAAAGGACTACCTGCTTCACCGGGTGCTGCCACAGGCAAAATATACTTTACTGCTGGAGACGCTGTAAAAGCTGCTAAAAGCGGAGAAAAAGTTATATTGGTTAGAAAAGAAACATCTCCAGAAGATATAGAAGGAATGACAATGGCAGAGGGAATATTAACTTCAAGAGGTGGTATGACATCCCATGCAGCCGTAGTTGCCAGAGGAATGGGAAAATGCTGTGTAGCTGGATGCGATGATATATATGTAGATGAAGAATTAAAAATATTTATAGTAAATAATGAAAAAATATCAGAAGGTTCATACATTTCTTTAGATGGAAGCTTAGGTTTAATATACAATGGAGTAATAAAAACAGTTGAACCTGGAATTTCAGGTAATTTTAACACACTTATGAAATGGGCTGATGATTTTAGAAGGTTGTCAATTAGAACAAATGCTGATACACCTAAAGATGCACAAGCTGCCATAAATTTTGGTGCTGAAGGTATAGGTTTATGTAGAACTGAGCATATGTTCTTCGATGAATCAAGAATTTTCTCAGTTAGGAAAATGATACTTTCAGATAATATTTCAGATAGAGAAAATGCATTAGAAGAAATATTGCCTATGCAAAAAAATGATTTTAAAGAAATATATAAAATTATGGGTATAAAACCTGTTACTATAAGATTATTAGATCCCCCACTTCACGAATTTTTGCCACATACTGATGATGAAATCAAAAAGCTTGCTGATTCAATGAATATTAATTTATATTTATTAAAAGAAAAAGCAAACAGTTTGCATGAATTCAATCCAATGCTTGGACATAGAGGATGTAGACTTCTTATAACTTATAGTGAAATAACAAAAATGCAAATAAGAGCAATTATGGAAGCTGCTATAGAGGTTTGCAAAGAAGAAAACATTGACATTACTCCTGAAATTATGGTACCTTTAATAGGTAACGTAAAAGAATTAAAATATTTAAAAGATATAATTGTCGAAACAGCTGAAAAAGTAAAAAATGAAAAGTCTTCAAATATTAAATATTTAATTGGTACTATGATTGAAGTGCCTAGAGCCTGCGTAACATCTAATGAAATTGCAGAAATTGCAGACTTTTTCTCCTATGGAACTAATGATTTAACTCAAATGACTTATGGTTTTTCTAGAGACGATGCTGGTAAATTTATTGGAGATTACAAGGATTTTAAAATACTTGATAGTGATCCTTTCCAATCTATTGATACCGTTGGAGTTGGTAGTCTTTTAAAAACTAGTGTCAAATTAGGAAAACAAACAAATAGCAAAATTAAATTAGGTATCTGTGGCGAGCATGGTGGAGATCCAGAATCAATTAAATTTTTTAATGAAGCATTACTTGATTACGTTTCATGTTCTCCATATAGAGTGCCTGTTGCAAGACTTTCAGCAGCTCAAGCGATAATTCAAGAGAGGTAA
- the dxs gene encoding 1-deoxy-D-xylulose-5-phosphate synthase, producing MNNILSKINTPEDLYNLSYKEMDVLSSEIREYLIDVVSKTGGHLASNLGVVELTIALEYAFNLERDKIIWDVGHQAYIHKILTGRKDKMYSIRQLGGISGFPKREESKYDIFDTGHSSTSISAAIGVARARDLNKYNYNVVSVIGDGALTGGMAFEALNDIGKTKTKVIVVLNDNEMSISKNVGGLSTHLSIVRSRTRYLTTKKDLESFLEKAPIIGKYIRKFLHTIKEGIKKMIIPSMLFEEIGFTYLGPIDGHDIEDLVEVFENAKNIDGPVLIHVCTKKGKGYKYAEEKPNNYHGVSPFDIETGLPLKKSNAKSYSKVFGDKLCEIAKTNKKVVAISAAMIQGTGLDKFSKMYRDRVFDVGIAEQHAVTMAAGMAVNGVTPVVALYSSFLQRAYDQVVHDVATQNLHVVFAIDRAGIVGNDGETHQGVFDTGFLVQIPNMIVMAPCDNQELEDMLEFAVNKHKGPISLRYPRGNSNLMVPKSYKQIELGKGVMLKEGKDITIVAYGKMIEIAIQVSDILSSKNISNEIINLRFLKPLDMALVNKSLSKTKNLLIIEETSIDASISYKIKSLIDSDINMENIIIKSFPDKFIRHGNVNDIFDKYELNAQCISKEIENLIIKK from the coding sequence ATGAATAATATATTATCAAAGATTAACACACCAGAAGATTTATATAATTTAAGTTATAAGGAAATGGACGTGTTATCTAGTGAAATAAGAGAATACTTGATAGATGTAGTTTCTAAGACGGGAGGACATTTAGCTTCTAATTTAGGAGTTGTTGAGCTTACAATCGCTTTAGAGTATGCATTTAATTTAGAGAGAGATAAAATTATATGGGATGTTGGACATCAAGCTTATATACATAAGATATTAACGGGTAGAAAAGATAAGATGTATTCTATTAGACAGTTAGGTGGCATAAGTGGTTTTCCAAAGCGTGAAGAGAGTAAATACGATATTTTTGATACTGGTCATAGTAGTACATCTATATCAGCAGCTATTGGTGTGGCTAGGGCTAGAGATTTAAATAAATATAATTATAATGTAGTTTCAGTTATTGGAGATGGTGCATTAACTGGAGGAATGGCTTTTGAAGCTTTAAACGATATTGGTAAAACAAAAACAAAAGTTATAGTTGTATTAAATGATAATGAAATGTCTATATCAAAAAATGTTGGTGGGTTATCTACGCATTTAAGTATTGTAAGATCAAGAACTAGATATTTAACTACAAAAAAAGATTTGGAAAGTTTTTTAGAAAAAGCTCCTATTATAGGAAAATATATAAGAAAATTTCTTCATACAATCAAAGAGGGTATAAAAAAGATGATTATACCTAGTATGTTATTTGAAGAAATCGGATTTACTTATTTAGGTCCGATTGATGGACACGATATAGAGGATTTAGTTGAAGTATTTGAAAATGCAAAAAATATAGATGGACCTGTACTTATACATGTTTGCACAAAAAAAGGTAAAGGATATAAATATGCAGAGGAAAAGCCAAATAATTATCATGGCGTATCTCCATTTGATATAGAAACAGGATTGCCATTGAAAAAATCTAATGCTAAATCTTATTCTAAAGTATTTGGAGATAAGCTTTGTGAAATAGCAAAAACAAATAAGAAAGTTGTAGCTATATCTGCTGCAATGATTCAGGGTACAGGACTAGATAAATTTTCGAAAATGTATAGAGACAGAGTTTTTGATGTTGGAATAGCTGAACAGCATGCAGTTACTATGGCTGCTGGAATGGCAGTAAACGGTGTAACACCGGTTGTTGCATTGTATTCATCTTTTTTACAAAGAGCATATGACCAAGTAGTTCACGATGTAGCGACGCAAAATCTTCATGTAGTTTTTGCGATAGATAGAGCAGGTATAGTTGGAAATGATGGTGAAACTCATCAAGGTGTATTTGATACAGGATTTTTAGTTCAAATACCAAATATGATAGTTATGGCACCTTGTGATAATCAAGAGTTAGAGGATATGCTAGAATTTGCAGTAAATAAACATAAAGGACCTATTTCTTTAAGGTATCCAAGAGGGAATTCTAATTTGATGGTTCCTAAATCTTATAAACAAATAGAGCTTGGTAAAGGTGTTATGTTGAAAGAAGGTAAGGACATAACAATTGTTGCATATGGTAAAATGATAGAAATTGCTATACAAGTAAGTGATATTTTAAGTAGTAAAAATATATCAAATGAAATTATAAACCTACGATTTTTAAAACCTTTAGATATGGCTTTAGTCAATAAATCTTTAAGTAAAACTAAAAATCTACTGATTATAGAGGAAACATCGATAGATGCATCTATTTCTTACAAAATCAAATCATTAATTGATAGTGATATAAATATGGAAAATATAATAATTAAATCATTCCCTGATAAATTTATTAGACATGGAAATGTTAATGATATATTTGATAAGTATGAATTGAATGCACAATGTATATCAAAAGAAATAGAAAATTTAATTATTAAGAAATAA
- a CDS encoding class I SAM-dependent methyltransferase codes for MEQYFTKNPTTKEEIYSFKWNAIDEEFNFSTSNSVFSKSAVDFGSMVMINTFVENESNFIGNILDLGCGYGPVGVILAKILDKVEITMVDINERAVKLAKINSEANKVASKLNVYQSNIFEGVNENFDRILTNPPIRAGKKTVYAFFDGSYEHLEVGGKLYVVIQKKQGANSAVDKLKSLFGNCETLYKKSGYFILCSERLG; via the coding sequence ATGGAACAATATTTTACTAAGAATCCAACTACAAAGGAAGAAATATACTCGTTTAAATGGAATGCGATAGATGAGGAATTTAACTTTAGCACAAGTAACAGTGTATTTTCAAAAAGTGCTGTAGATTTTGGTTCTATGGTGATGATTAATACATTTGTAGAAAATGAAAGTAATTTTATAGGTAATATTTTAGATTTAGGGTGCGGTTATGGACCGGTTGGAGTAATTTTAGCAAAAATTTTAGACAAGGTTGAAATTACTATGGTTGATATAAATGAAAGAGCTGTTAAGCTTGCAAAAATTAATTCTGAAGCTAATAAGGTTGCAAGCAAATTAAATGTTTATCAGTCGAACATATTTGAGGGAGTAAATGAAAATTTCGATAGAATATTGACTAATCCTCCAATAAGGGCTGGTAAAAAAACTGTATACGCTTTTTTTGATGGTTCTTATGAGCATTTAGAGGTCGGAGGAAAGTTGTATGTTGTAATACAAAAAAAACAGGGTGCAAATAGTGCAGTTGATAAGCTTAAAAGTTTATTTGGTAATTGTGAAACACTTTATAAGAAGTCAGGGTATTTTATACTTTGTAGCGAGAGATTAGGCTAG
- a CDS encoding indolepyruvate oxidoreductase subunit beta, with the protein MSNIKNIFLVGVGGQGTILTSKILSKGFVENGYDVKMAEIHGMSQRGGSVTTQIRYGEKVYSPVIEKGSADIIVAFEKSEALRFLDYLKEDGILVINTQEIYPVTVNIGASKYPNNIIEEYDKVVGKKNVNVIDAYKIAGELGNIKCMNIVLLGALVKMFKLENINWKQIIKDSVPEKAIEMNINAFDKGYEI; encoded by the coding sequence ATGTCAAATATAAAAAATATATTTCTAGTTGGAGTTGGCGGTCAAGGTACTATTCTTACTTCAAAAATTCTTTCAAAGGGATTTGTTGAAAATGGATATGATGTAAAAATGGCTGAAATTCATGGTATGAGCCAACGTGGTGGTAGCGTTACTACACAAATAAGATATGGGGAAAAAGTTTACTCACCTGTTATAGAAAAAGGAAGCGCTGATATAATCGTTGCTTTTGAAAAAAGTGAAGCTTTAAGATTTCTAGATTATTTAAAAGAAGACGGGATATTAGTCATTAATACTCAGGAAATATATCCAGTAACAGTTAACATTGGAGCTAGTAAATATCCTAACAACATCATTGAAGAGTATGATAAAGTTGTTGGAAAGAAAAATGTTAATGTTATAGATGCATATAAAATTGCAGGAGAACTAGGAAATATAAAATGTATGAACATTGTATTACTTGGCGCTTTAGTAAAAATGTTTAAGCTTGAAAATATTAATTGGAAACAAATTATAAAAGATTCTGTTCCAGAAAAAGCTATTGAAATGAACATTAATGCATTTGATAAAGGATACGAAATATAA